Sequence from the Rickettsiales bacterium genome:
GTCGTCACGCAGCAGAATATTGTAACGCGGCTTGAGTTTCTTAATAAGATTAGATTCCAGCAACAGCGCTTCGGTCTCGCTGGATGTCGTGACGATTTCCATACTGGTGGTCAGCGAAACCATTTTCATGATGCGCGTGGAAAGGCCTGAGGCGCTTACATAGTTGCTGACGCGGTTCTTAAGGTTCTTGGCCTTGCCCACGTAAAGCACATTGCCTTCTTCGTCCAGCATGCGGTAAACGCCGGGACTGACAGGCATGTCTTTCAGATATTCGCGTATAACGTCGGAACCGTTCATCTTCTCCGGCAATCATGTTCGAGCCGGATGCAAAATTCCGGCGTTGCCTGCGCTAATCTATTATTTCGGAATCATCCACAGGGATTTCTTTAAGCTGGTCACGGAACCATTGACCGGCCTCCATCGTTTTGCCGTCCGGCTGGCGAATCAGGTAAGGCTTGCCGGTACGCTCACAGGTGGAGCCCACTTTATTAATAAAATCCTCGACCGTAGTAACGCCCTTGGTCTTTTTGAGTTTCTCTTCCAGGTGCAGGCGTGCGGAAGCAGCGTCCATGTCAACGCCATTGCGCACGAATACGATGTCCGAAGTGCTTAAGGTTTCAAGCAGCGCATCAATTCTTTGCTGGTCGCTGAGTTTCTCAGCGAATGCAGGAAATGCGAAGCATATGATAATCAGGAAACTGGCTATTTTGCGCATAAATATTCCACATATGGCGTTACCTTCATTGTATGAAATACATGAATGAGATGAAAATCAATACTTAAATTGTCTTGAGTGCAAGCCTTGCCTAAAACCGGCAACTGCGGTACAAAAAACATATGAGAGAAATTGCGCTAGATACAGAAACGACAGGTCTTGATCCCTTAACGGGACATCGGGTAATTGAAATCGGTTGCGTGGAGATGTTCGACCGTATCCGCACCGGCAAGACTTTCCAGGCATATATCAATCCTGAACGCGATATGCCGGAAGAAGCCTTCCGCGTTCACGGTATTTCTTTGGAATTCCTGAAGGATAAGCCTGTTTTTGCTAAAGTTGCGCAGGAATGGCTGGATTTCATCGGCGATAGCAGGCTGGTCATTCATAATGCCCAGTTCGATCTGAAATTCCTTAATTACGAATTGGGATTATTGAAATTACCTTCCATTTCAATGGATCGGGCGACAGACACCATCAATATCGCAAGGCGCAAGTTTCCGGGCGCACCAGCCAAACTTGACGCGCTTTGTAAACGTTTCAATATCGATCTTTCCGCGCGTACGAAACATGGCGCGTTATTAGATGCGGAACTGCTCGCTGATGTCTATCTGGAGTTGATGGGCGGAAGGCAGGAAGCCATGCTGCTGCAGGCCGAGCCGGCAAATGCCTCGCTCTCATCTGTCCTGGTGGAAACGGTGACAGAGATAATCACAATAGTAAAACGTGAATTCCCGCCTTCGGAAGATGAACTGGCCGCGCATGAAGAGTTCCTGAAAAAGATTAAGAATCCGCTCTGGAAAGTGGTTGCCTGATTTCACTCCTTGATTGTAAAGTAAACGCTTCCTCCAACTTTCAATGGAGGAATCCGCTTTATAATTCGTCAATCCAAGGAGGCTTATATGAAGACGCTATACACAGCACGTGCCAATGTCAGAGGCGGTCGCGAAGGACATGCCGAAACAGACGATAAGCAGATTTCCGTTAATCTGGCGGCGCCCGGTAGCGGCAAGCAGGGAACGAACCCGGAACAGTTATTTGCCTGCGGTTACGCAGCTTGCTTTGGCAGTGCTGTTCAACACGTGGCACGCCAGCAGAAGATCGACGCAGGTGATATCGATGTACAGGCGGATGTAAAGCTGAATCAGGATGATCAGGGCTTTTCCATCGCCGTCGAACTCAATGTAACGCTCGCGAAAGTTGATGCCAAAACGGCAGAAAAGCTGGTAAACGACGCCCACCAGGTTTGCCCGTATTCTAAAGCGACACGTGGAAATATTGAGGTCAAGCTGAAAGCTAACGGCCAGCAACTTGAAAAAGCGGCATAACGTTAAAGAGGAGCCCCAGACGGGGCTCCTTTATCTTTCGTGTCCATCCCCCGGCAGTAACGCCCCCAGCGCCCTGCCACCTAGCAGATGCACATGGAAGTGCGGCACGCTTTGTGAAGCGTTCTTCCCGTGATTGGTGATCAGGCGGTACCCGCTTTCCTCCAGCTTCAGCTGTCTTGCTATCTTTGTGATAGTATTGAAAAAATAAGCAATAGCCTCCGGTGTGGTATTGCGGGTGAAATCGTCAAAGGAAATATATTCGCCCTTAGGCAGGATAAGCGCATGAGCCGGGGCAGCAGGCGCGATATCCTCAATGGCCAGAACCGACTCATCTTCATAGATTTTTTTGCAGGGTATTTCGCCGCGGATTATTCTGGCAAATATATTGTTTTTATCGTATTTCATAGGTTCCTCTAAAATATTCCAAACTTACGGCAAATATAAAAACCCTATGGCGACCAGTAAATCGAAAAATACCAAAAAAGAAGCGCAGGCGAATCCCATGTGGGGCGGGCAGTTTGCCAGCGGTCCGGCGGAAATCATGGCGCGCATCAACGCTTCCATTGATTTCGACAGTAAGCTTTATTCGCAGGATATCAAGGGGTCGATCGCACATTGTACGATGCTGGCCGAAACAGGGATTATCACAAAGAAAGAAGCCTCTGCAATCATCAAAGGGCTGGAATCCATCAAAGTGGAAATCGAGTCCGGTAAATTTATCTTCAAGCAGGAGCTGGAAGATATACACATGAATATCGAAGCCCGTCTGGCCGAATTGATAGGGGACGTTGCCGGAAAGCTCCACACGGCGCGATCACGCAACGACCAGGCCGTGCTGGATTTCCGCATGTTCGTGAGGGATGCCGCGCAGGCGATAGAGGAACTGCTTAAAGGACTTCAGGCGGCCTTGATTGCCCGTGCAGAAGAATATTGCGACACGATCATGCCGGGCTTCACGCATCTGCAGAGCGCTCAGCCTGTAACGCTTGGCCACCATATGATGGCGTATGTCGAGATGTTTGGGCGCGATCGCGGCCGTGTCAACGATTTGCTGGCGCGCCTGGACGAATGCCCTCTCGGTGCAGCGGCGCTCGCCGGGACTTCGTTCCAGACAGATCGTCACATGACGGCAAAACTGCTCGGCTTTGCCCGTCCGACTGCTAACTCACTGGATTCAGTTTCAGATCGCGACTTCGCCTTGGAATTCTTAAGCGCAGCCTCTATTTCCGCCGTGCATCTTTCACGTCTGGCGGAAGAATTTGTCATCTGGTCGAGCGCACCGTTCGCATTTATCCGCTTTTCTGATTTGTTCACGACCGGAAGCTCAATCATGCCGCAGAAGCGCAATCCGGATGCTGCCGAACTTGTGCGTGGTAAAACGGGCCGCATTGTTGGTTCGCTTATGTCATTGCTGACTACGCTTAAGGGACTGCCGCTTGCATATAACAAGGACATGCAGGAGGACAAGGAACCCGTGTTCGATGCTTCTTTGCAATGGCAGATGGTGTTGAGTGCCACGGCCGGAATGGTAGAAGATTTCAAAGCTGATAAACAGCGCATGCACGCGCTGGCGGGAGATGGCTATTCCACCGCGACCGATCTTGCCGACTGGCTCGTGCGCACACAAAAAATGCCATTCCGTCAGGCACATCATGCCACGGCGCGTATTGTGAAAATTGCTGCCATGAAGAAATGCCAGCTTTCGGAACTGGCGCTGGAAGATATGAAGTCTATTGAACCGGCCATCACGAAGGATATTTACAATTACCTAACAGTAGAGAAATCCGTGGCGAGCCGCACAAGTTTCGGCGGTACATCGCCGGTAAGGGTAAAGGAAGCGATTAAAGCTGCAAAGAAGAAATACCTATGAAAAAACTTGCATGGATAATGGCATTGTGCGTTTTGGTAAGCGGCTGCGGTATCAAAAAGCCGCTGGTACAGCCGGGACAGGAAAAGGGAAACGCAACGCAGCAGAAGAAATCTACAACGCCTGACGCGCAGCCTATAGCGCCGCAGCCGGATAACAGCAATCCGGATATACTGCCAAGCCAGAATGTCCCGCAGAATTAGAGATAACCTTATTTATTGAATACTGAACGATGGATCACTTTACCTATAAAAATTCCGTACTTCACGCTGAAGACGTGGCGTTGAGCGAAATCGCTGCTGCTGTTGGCACGCCGTTTTACTGCTATTCCACGGCGACTCTGCAGCGCCACTATCGCATCTTCAAGGATGCATTGGCAGAGCTTGACCCCCTTATTTGTTACGCGGTCAAGGCCAATACCACCATGGCCGTGCTCAAGACGCTCGCTCAGGAAGGCAGCGGCGCGGATGTGGTTTCCGAAGGCGAAATAAAAGCTGCGCTCGCCGCAGGCATTCCGCGCGAAAAAATCGTTTTCTCAGGTGTCGGCAAAACGCATGACGAAATGGCTTATGCGCTTTCTCAGGGCATATTCCAGTTCAATGTGGAATCGGAGCCGGAACTGTATGTGCTGAGCCAGGTCGCGCACCATATGGGCAAAACCGCGAATATTGCTTTGCGTGTGAATCCTGATGTCATACCGGATACGCATGCCAAGATTTCCACTGGTCAGAAGGAAAGCAAGTTCGGCGTTCCGTTTATCGAAGCCACGGCGTTATATGCGAAAGCGGCCAAGCTTCCGGGCATCGGCGTGCAGGGCGTGTCCGTGCATATCGGCTCGCAGCTGACCAATCTTGCCCCGTTTGCAAGCGCGTTTGCGCGCGTAGTTGAGCTTGTGCGGGAACTGCGTGCCGCCGGGCACCAGATCACCACGCTCGATCTGGGCGGGGGACTTGGCATTCCTTACGGCAATCAGGCGGAGCCGCCATTGCCCGCGGCCTATGCGGATATCGTGAAAGAAGCGACCAAAGGCCTGCAGTGCAAGCTCATATTCGAGCCGGG
This genomic interval carries:
- a CDS encoding DUF5329 family protein, whose translation is MRKIASFLIIICFAFPAFAEKLSDQQRIDALLETLSTSDIVFVRNGVDMDAASARLHLEEKLKKTKGVTTVEDFINKVGSTCERTGKPYLIRQPDGKTMEAGQWFRDQLKEIPVDDSEIID
- the dnaQ gene encoding DNA polymerase III subunit epsilon, which encodes MREIALDTETTGLDPLTGHRVIEIGCVEMFDRIRTGKTFQAYINPERDMPEEAFRVHGISLEFLKDKPVFAKVAQEWLDFIGDSRLVIHNAQFDLKFLNYELGLLKLPSISMDRATDTINIARRKFPGAPAKLDALCKRFNIDLSARTKHGALLDAELLADVYLELMGGRQEAMLLQAEPANASLSSVLVETVTEIITIVKREFPPSEDELAAHEEFLKKIKNPLWKVVA
- a CDS encoding organic hydroperoxide resistance protein, giving the protein MKTLYTARANVRGGREGHAETDDKQISVNLAAPGSGKQGTNPEQLFACGYAACFGSAVQHVARQQKIDAGDIDVQADVKLNQDDQGFSIAVELNVTLAKVDAKTAEKLVNDAHQVCPYSKATRGNIEVKLKANGQQLEKAA
- a CDS encoding histidine triad nucleotide-binding protein; this translates as MKYDKNNIFARIIRGEIPCKKIYEDESVLAIEDIAPAAPAHALILPKGEYISFDDFTRNTTPEAIAYFFNTITKIARQLKLEESGYRLITNHGKNASQSVPHFHVHLLGGRALGALLPGDGHER
- the argH gene encoding argininosuccinate lyase codes for the protein MATSKSKNTKKEAQANPMWGGQFASGPAEIMARINASIDFDSKLYSQDIKGSIAHCTMLAETGIITKKEASAIIKGLESIKVEIESGKFIFKQELEDIHMNIEARLAELIGDVAGKLHTARSRNDQAVLDFRMFVRDAAQAIEELLKGLQAALIARAEEYCDTIMPGFTHLQSAQPVTLGHHMMAYVEMFGRDRGRVNDLLARLDECPLGAAALAGTSFQTDRHMTAKLLGFARPTANSLDSVSDRDFALEFLSAASISAVHLSRLAEEFVIWSSAPFAFIRFSDLFTTGSSIMPQKRNPDAAELVRGKTGRIVGSLMSLLTTLKGLPLAYNKDMQEDKEPVFDASLQWQMVLSATAGMVEDFKADKQRMHALAGDGYSTATDLADWLVRTQKMPFRQAHHATARIVKIAAMKKCQLSELALEDMKSIEPAITKDIYNYLTVEKSVASRTSFGGTSPVRVKEAIKAAKKKYL
- the lysA gene encoding diaminopimelate decarboxylase yields the protein MDHFTYKNSVLHAEDVALSEIAAAVGTPFYCYSTATLQRHYRIFKDALAELDPLICYAVKANTTMAVLKTLAQEGSGADVVSEGEIKAALAAGIPREKIVFSGVGKTHDEMAYALSQGIFQFNVESEPELYVLSQVAHHMGKTANIALRVNPDVIPDTHAKISTGQKESKFGVPFIEATALYAKAAKLPGIGVQGVSVHIGSQLTNLAPFASAFARVVELVRELRAAGHQITTLDLGGGLGIPYGNQAEPPLPAAYADIVKEATKGLQCKLIFEPGRLIAGNAGILVSRVIYVKHSESRVFVIVDAGMNDLMRPTLYSAYHDIVPVKASDSGETETVDVVGPVCETGDIFASARLLRVPESGDLLAFRSAGAYGASMASTYNSRPLLAEVMVNGEQYAVVRLRQTYEELLKRDRIPDWL